The Geoalkalibacter sp. genome includes the window GGGCGGCTCGCCGATGGCCAGGCCGACTTCGCGCATGGCCATGGCAAAGCGCGTCACCGAATCCATCATCAGCAGCACGTTGGCGCCCTGGTTGCAGAAGTATTCGGCGACGGTGGTGGCGACGAAGGCCCCGCGCATGCGCAGCAGCGGCGACTGGTCGGAGGTGGCGACCACCACCACGGAGCGCGCCAGACCCTCGGGCCCCAGATCGCGCTCCATGAACTCCATGACCTCGCGGCCGCGCTCGCCGATGAGGGCGATGACGTTGACGTCGGCGCGGGCGTGCTTGGCCATCATGCCGAGCAGCACGCTCTTGCCGACCCCCGAGCCGGCCAAAATGCCCATGCGCTGACCCAGGCCGCTGGTGAGCAGGCCGTTGATGGCGCGCACCCCGAGATCCAGGGGCTCCTCGATTTTCTTGCGCTGCAGGGGCCCGGGCGGCAGGGCGTAAAGGGGCATTTCCCGCCCGCCGAGCAATGCGGGGCCGTCGTCCAGCGGTTCGCCCATGGCGCCGATCACTCGCCCGAGCAGGCCGTCGTGCACCGCGAGGGTGGCGCTGGTGCGGCGCACGCGGATCAGGCTGCCGGGTCCCAGGCCGCGCAGCTCGCCGAGGGGCATGAGCAGCGCCTGGGAGTCGCGAAAGCCCACCACCTCGGCGGGCACCGGCACGCCGCCGTCCAGGGGCGTGATGTCGCAGAGCGTGCCGACGGAGGCTTGCGGGCAGTAGCCCTCGACGATGAGCCCGACGATGCGCGTCACCTTGCCCAGCACGCGCAGGGCGGGAACCGCGCGGATGCTCTCCAGCAGGGCATCCATCAGCCGCCTCCGAGATGATCGAGCAGGCGCTGGCGAATCTCGGCGAGTTGACTCTCGATGGTCGCATCCACCTGGCCGAGGCTCGTGTCGACCACGCAGCCGCCGCGCGAAATGCTCGCATCGGCTTCGACGCGAATGTTCTTGTTCGCGCCCTGGGCGGCGAGAAACAGCGGCTTGCGCTCGGTGACCAGGGCCAGATCGGCGGGATGGACGCGGATCTGATATTCATCGGCCTTGAGCACGTGCTGCATGGCCTTGGCCAGGGTCTCCTGGATGAACTCGGGGCGCACGGCGATCTCGGCGTCGATCACCTGCTCGGCCACCGCCATCACCAGGCGCACCATGTCCTCGGCGCTGTTTTTCAGCAGCTCCGCGCGCAGGCGGCTGATCTCCGCCAGGGCCTGACTCAGGGCGTCGGCGGCGCGCACCAGCTCGCCGGCCGCTTCATCGAGAGCCTGCTGCCGCCCCTGGCGCTGGGCTTCGGCCAGTTGCTCGCGCGTCGCGCCGGCGTTGGCGGGAGCGGTGCGCACGCTTTCGATCACCGTGGCAGTGGCGGCCAGGTTCTCCTCGACGAACAGGCCCAGCCCGCCCGAGGCCTCGGCGCCGCTCGCGGCATCGAACTCGAGAAAGCGCAGGGTCTTGAGCCCCGCCGGCTCGCTCAGGCGAAACACTCTAGACAAGGGCATCCTCCCCGCCGCGGCCCGGGATCACCAGCTGACCTTCCTCTTCGAGCTTGAGGGCCACCTGCAAAATCATCTGCTGCATGGCTTCGACCTCGGAGACGCGCACCGGCCCCATGGCTTCGAGGTCTTCCTGGATCATCTCGGCGGCGCGCTGGGAGATGTTGCTGAAAATCTTGGCCTTGATGTCCTCGGAGGCCGACTTGAGGGCCAGGGTGAGGGTGTCGTTGTTGATCTCGCGCAGCACCATCTGCAGCGAACGGTTGTCGAGCTTGACCAGATCGTCGAAGGTGAACATCTTCTTGCGGATGCTCTCGGCCATCTCCGGATCCGTGGCCTCCAGGGAGGCGAGAATCGCGCGGTCGCCGCCCTTGTCGAGCCGCCCGAGAATTTCCACCACCTTGTCGATGCCGCCCACCTGCTTCTGCTCCTTGCTCACCACCACGCCGATCTCGCGCTGCAGGGCGTCCTCGATCTGGGCGATGACCTCGGGCGCCACGCGGTCGATCTTGGCCACGCGGTACATGACGTCGGCCTGCAATTCCTCGGGCAGATAAGAGACGATGCGGCTCGCATGATCGGATTTCTGGGTGGAGAGAATCAGCGCGATGGTCTGGGGATGCTCGCTTTCCAGCAGGCTCGCCACCATGCGCGGCTGCATCATGGAGATGGTCTCCAGGGGCCGACCCTCGGTGCCGCTCGCCACCTGTTCGAGCAGGTGCTCGGCGCGATCCTCGTCGCCGCTGCCGGCGATGGCGCGGCGCACGAAATCGTTGCCGTTGACGAACAGGCCGATGCTCTTGTTCTGGATCTGGCGGCACTCGTTGAGCACCTCGCGGGCGATGTCGGCGGGCACATGATCGATCGACATCATGCAGCGGCTGATCATGCGCACCTCCAGATCATCGAGCTCGGCGAAAATCGCCGCCGAGGCCTCCTCGCCCAGACACAGCAGCAGGATCGCCGCCTTTTCAACACCGGAGAGTTTGGAATATTGCATGGGTATCGCCTAAATCCTCAGCTTTCCTTGAGCCAGGTCTTGATCACCTGGGCGGGCGTCGCCTGGCCGGCCAGCACCTCGTTGCGCATCTGCGCCAGGGGATCCTTGGGGCCGGGCAGCATGCCGGTCTGCCCCATTTCCGTCTCCAGCTCCTGCACCGTCTTGTAGTGCTCGACCAGCTTGG containing:
- a CDS encoding FliI/YscN family ATPase translates to MDALLESIRAVPALRVLGKVTRIVGLIVEGYCPQASVGTLCDITPLDGGVPVPAEVVGFRDSQALLMPLGELRGLGPGSLIRVRRTSATLAVHDGLLGRVIGAMGEPLDDGPALLGGREMPLYALPPGPLQRKKIEEPLDLGVRAINGLLTSGLGQRMGILAGSGVGKSVLLGMMAKHARADVNVIALIGERGREVMEFMERDLGPEGLARSVVVVATSDQSPLLRMRGAFVATTVAEYFCNQGANVLLMMDSVTRFAMAMREVGLAIGEPPTTKGYTPSVFATLPKLLERAGSFRERGSITGLYTVLVEGDDMNEPIADAVRSILDGHIVLSRALAAKNHYPCIDILASASRVMRDIVSPEHQRFAGQVREILATYKEAEDLINIGAYAKGSNAKIDYTLTRIDAVNEFLRQGMEDKVDLETTLKGMETLVLDRRKELR
- a CDS encoding FliH/SctL family protein; amino-acid sequence: MFRLSEPAGLKTLRFLEFDAASGAEASGGLGLFVEENLAATATVIESVRTAPANAGATREQLAEAQRQGRQQALDEAAGELVRAADALSQALAEISRLRAELLKNSAEDMVRLVMAVAEQVIDAEIAVRPEFIQETLAKAMQHVLKADEYQIRVHPADLALVTERKPLFLAAQGANKNIRVEADASISRGGCVVDTSLGQVDATIESQLAEIRQRLLDHLGGG
- the fliG gene encoding flagellar motor switch protein FliG, coding for MQYSKLSGVEKAAILLLCLGEEASAAIFAELDDLEVRMISRCMMSIDHVPADIAREVLNECRQIQNKSIGLFVNGNDFVRRAIAGSGDEDRAEHLLEQVASGTEGRPLETISMMQPRMVASLLESEHPQTIALILSTQKSDHASRIVSYLPEELQADVMYRVAKIDRVAPEVIAQIEDALQREIGVVVSKEQKQVGGIDKVVEILGRLDKGGDRAILASLEATDPEMAESIRKKMFTFDDLVKLDNRSLQMVLREINNDTLTLALKSASEDIKAKIFSNISQRAAEMIQEDLEAMGPVRVSEVEAMQQMILQVALKLEEEGQLVIPGRGGEDALV